TTTAAGTTATTCTGTACTGTGATGACTCAACTAGCTACAGTGTGTGGCAATTGAGATCATATTTCCTTTACATATCCTTTGTGGGAACAGATATGATATGTTTACATGATATGTTACATGTATTCACTGAACGTGTGACAACTGCCTTCTCAATACCCAGTAGATATGGGCTACAGAAAATTTGCACACAGATTTAGTCATGTCCCTCAGTaggctacattttacatttacatttaagtcatttagcagacgctcttatccagagcgacttacaggagcaattagggttaagtgccttgctcaagggcacatttacgtcatttagcagacgctctagtccagagcgactcacaaattgatgcattcaccctatagccagtgggataaccactttacaatttttttggggggctacACTGGGCAATTGGAGAGCTCTGCCTCTGCTGGTTCATACATAATTACTGTTTCAGTCGGTTTGATGTGCGCACAGCAACAGTACAGAGGCGTTCCCTGCGGGAGTGTAGCACGACCAGTGATGTCACTTCTGTAACTGGGTCTTGACAGCATGAGCGTCCCTAGCAGGCCTTTAAATAGCGCAGGCAGCGCTCACAGTGCTCACTCACTCCAATCCCTAGCGCTCAAGCGAGTAGTGCTCCCTCTTCCTCCTACAATCCCAGTCAAAGAAGTTGCTGGAGCAGCTTAGAAGAGAGAGTCAACAAGATGTCTAACTACGTTGTAACCTCCGACTCCCGCCGTGTCAGTCCATCGGTCCACGGGAACAAATTCGACACAGCGCACCGCAAGAGGGCCGTGCCCAACATATTCGAGAATGTCAACCAGGACGCGCTGATGAGGCTGTTCCAGAAAACGGGGGACATGAAAgcggaggagagggtgaggagcatcttctccttcacccaagACCCAGCGGAAACGGCCAAAGCCCTGATGGCGCTCAAGCAGCGAAAGAAGGACAAGTTCCTCCAGATTGTAGGCATGGTTCGCCACATGCTGAAACTGCGTTGAACATTATCTCTCGGCTCTGCTGAACGAGTTGAATTGAAGTGCACTAGAATGACGCTGTGGTGGTTGTGCAGGTGATACTGAAATGTCACCGGGCAAGGAGAAGGAGAAGCAGCGTCCTGGAATGGAGGAAGCCTAAATTCAAACCACTGTCTTCGAAGGCAACAAAGTGTGACTATTGCATGAAGATGCCCTCCATGCGTAATGCCAACATGCACTGGTTCGTTTGGATACAACGTGCTGGAagaagaaagaaggagagaatGGGAATACTGGGGGCTGTTGTCCCGAACAAAGAAACAGGGAGGCATGATGCTCTCCCTGACTGACTATGCATTCTATTGAATGCGCGACTCTCAATGTGCACCTCATAGGTGCCTATTTGCTGCTGCATAATAACTGTAATAAGAGACTGGTGCCGAAGAAACTGCCTGAAAATGCCTGTTCCTGTGAAAACATATGCCTTGTCTCTGTATCATTTTAACTTTGTGATACCTGCTAATAACACGGTTTAATGGTGGCTACCAATTTATTTGTCACAACATTTTATAGCAACATGATGACATGCATTTATGAAATGTCCTTTTGCAATTTCCTTAATAAATGATTATTGAAATATAACTTCTGTTATCTTTGCTTTCATTTAGAATGACTACATCATATTATTGTTTGATGCAAACTCTGAAGGATTTCCGATAGGTATCTTTTCAGGTTAGATTGTAAATGCACTGTCTATTTTAGtataattattctaaaatgggcTTCATCCCTAATTCCATCAAGTTACACCCTTATAGACTATTATAGATCAATTTTAGTTGTTTGAATGGATACATTCATAGAGAGGGGTGCTTAGCACCTTAAAACTCATAATACTACACACATTTGTCTTGAAACACACAGTGTGGTGTAAACGTTAGTGCTGCCCCTCTTCACCTGCAACCAGCCTTACATCATTTATGGCCTCTCCAATGCCATAGATCCCTATGCAAACAGAATAACAAGGAATCTATATTTTCATTGCCATAAAATTATAATTATGATATCATTATTGGTTATCATATAAAATAATA
The DNA window shown above is from Coregonus clupeaformis isolate EN_2021a chromosome 18, ASM2061545v1, whole genome shotgun sequence and carries:
- the LOC121587271 gene encoding transcriptional and immune response regulator-like, with protein sequence MSNYVVTSDSRRVSPSVHGNKFDTAHRKRAVPNIFENVNQDALMRLFQKTGDMKAEERVRSIFSFTQDPAETAKALMALKQRKKDKFLQIVGMVRHMLKLR